GGCGTAAGCGCATTTCTACGCACCGAAAATGAAAATAAATCTATCTCAGCGCGCATAAAGTTTTGATTACGAGGCGGCAGTGATGGCACGATAAGTGCAGTTTTTCCGCCTGACATTTAAATATGCGCGTCTGATGAGGATAGTTATGAAAAAAAGGCTGTTAGCACTTTCTCTGGGGCTGGCGCTGTCCAGCATTTCTGGGGCTTTCGCAGCAATTCCGCAGCACTTACGTATCGGCACTGACCCTACCTATGCGCCGTTTGAATCGAAAAACGCGCAGGGCGAACTGGTCGGTTTCGACATCGATCTGGCCAAAGAGCTGTGCAAACGCATTCAGACGCAATGTTCGTTCACTGAACAGCCGCTGGATGCACTGATCCCGTCGCTGAAAGCGAAGAAAATCGACGCGATTATGTCGTCGCTGTCGATCACCGAAAAACGCCAGCAGGAAATCGCCTTTACCGACAAGCTCTACGCCGCGGATTCGCGCCTCGTGGTAGCGAAAGGCTCGCCCATTCAGCCGACGCTGGAGTCGCTGAAGGGCAAACGCGTGGGCGTGTTGCAGGGCACCACTCAGGAAACCTACGGTAACGAGCACTGGGCGCCGAAAGGCGTGGAAATTGTCTCTTATCAGGGCCAGGACAATATCTATTCCGACCTGACCGCGGGCCGTATCGACGCCGCGTTTCAGGATGAAGTGGCCGCCAGCGAAGGCTTTCTGAAGCAGCCAGTGGGCAAGGGCTATCAGTTCGGCGGCCCGTCGATTAAGGATGAAAAACTCTTTGGCGTCGGCACCGGCATGGGTATTCGCAAAGAGGATAACGAACTGCGCGAGGCGCTGAACAAGGCGTTTGCCGACATGCGCGCCGACGGCACCTACGAGAAGCTTGCCAAAAAGTATTTCGATTTTAACGTCTACGGCGATTAATCCGCACGCGTTTGCACGGCGCCCTGCGGGGCGCCGATGGGCCGTGCGCACGCTGAGTACAGGATAAGTCACCATGCTGTATGGGTTTTCACAGGTAATACTCCAGGGCGCGCTCGTCACCCTGGAGCTGGCGCTCAGCGCCGTTGTCCTCTCGGTGGCGATTGGTCTGGTCGGCGCGGGGGCGAAGCTCTCACGCAACCGCCCGCTGGCGCTGATTTTTGAAGCGTACACGACGCTGATTCGCGGCGTGCCCGATCTCGTTCTGATGCTGCTGATTTTTTACGGTTTGCAGATCGCGCTGAACGCCATTACCGACGCGCTGGGATTCAGCCAGTTTGATATCGACCCGATGATCGCGGGTATCATTACGCTTGGGTTTATCTACGGCGCTTATTTCACCGAAACCTTCCGCGGCGCGTATCTCGCCGTGCCGAAAGGCCATATCGAGGCGGCGACCGCGTTTGGTTTTACCGGCTCGCAAACCTTCCGCCGGATTCTGTTTCCTTCCATGATGCGCTATGCGCTGCCGGGCATCGGCAACAACTGGCAGGTGATTTTAAAAGCCACCGCGCTGGTGTCGTTACTGGGGCTGGAAGATGTCGTGAAAGCGACGCAGCTTGCCGGGAAAAGCACCTGGCAGCCGTTTTACTTCGCGATTGTCTGCGGGCTGATTTATCTGGTGTTTACCACGCTCTCCAACGGCGTTCTGCTGCTGCTTGAGCGCCGCTATACCGTGGGCGTGAAGAGGGCCGACCTGTGATCGAGATTATTCAGGAGTACTGGAAATCCCTGCTGTGGACCGACGGCTATCGCTTTACGGGTGTGGCGATTACGCTCTGGCTGCTTATCGCCTCGGTGGTGATGGGCGGCGTGCTGGCGGTTTTTCTCGCCATTGGCCGCGTTTCGGAAAACAAGCTGGTCTGGTTCCCTATCTGGCTGTTTACTTATATCTTTCGCGGCACGCCGCTCTATGTGCAACTGCTGGTGTTTTACTCCGGCATGTACACGCTGGACGTGGTGAAAGGCACCCAGTTACTCAATGAGTTTTTCCGCAGCGGCCTCAACTGTACCGTGCTGGCGCTGACGCTCAACACCTGCGCGTACACCACCGAGATCTTCGCGGGCGCCATTCGTGCCGTGCCGCATGGCGAAATCGAGGCGGCGCGCGCTTATGGCTTTTCACGCTTTAAAATGTACCGCTGCATTATTCTGCCGTCGGCGCTTCGCATCGCGCTGCCTGCCTACAGCAATGAGGTGATCCTGATGCTGCACTCCACGGCGCTGGCGTTTACCGCGACCGTGCCGGATCTGCTGAAGATCGCCCGCGACATTAACGCCGCCACTTACCAGCCGTTTACGGCATTTGGCATCGCGGCGGTGCTGTACCTGATTATCTCTTATGTGCTGATAAGCCTGTTCCGCAAGGCGGAAAAGCGCTGGCTGCGGCACCTGAAACCGGCTTCAACGCACTGAGTGG
The genomic region above belongs to Cronobacter malonaticus LMG 23826 and contains:
- the hisJ gene encoding histidine ABC transporter substrate-binding protein HisJ, translating into MKKRLLALSLGLALSSISGAFAAIPQHLRIGTDPTYAPFESKNAQGELVGFDIDLAKELCKRIQTQCSFTEQPLDALIPSLKAKKIDAIMSSLSITEKRQQEIAFTDKLYAADSRLVVAKGSPIQPTLESLKGKRVGVLQGTTQETYGNEHWAPKGVEIVSYQGQDNIYSDLTAGRIDAAFQDEVAASEGFLKQPVGKGYQFGGPSIKDEKLFGVGTGMGIRKEDNELREALNKAFADMRADGTYEKLAKKYFDFNVYGD
- a CDS encoding ABC transporter permease encodes the protein MIEIIQEYWKSLLWTDGYRFTGVAITLWLLIASVVMGGVLAVFLAIGRVSENKLVWFPIWLFTYIFRGTPLYVQLLVFYSGMYTLDVVKGTQLLNEFFRSGLNCTVLALTLNTCAYTTEIFAGAIRAVPHGEIEAARAYGFSRFKMYRCIILPSALRIALPAYSNEVILMLHSTALAFTATVPDLLKIARDINAATYQPFTAFGIAAVLYLIISYVLISLFRKAEKRWLRHLKPASTH
- a CDS encoding histidine ABC transporter permease HisQ, which translates into the protein MLYGFSQVILQGALVTLELALSAVVLSVAIGLVGAGAKLSRNRPLALIFEAYTTLIRGVPDLVLMLLIFYGLQIALNAITDALGFSQFDIDPMIAGIITLGFIYGAYFTETFRGAYLAVPKGHIEAATAFGFTGSQTFRRILFPSMMRYALPGIGNNWQVILKATALVSLLGLEDVVKATQLAGKSTWQPFYFAIVCGLIYLVFTTLSNGVLLLLERRYTVGVKRADL